Proteins encoded in a region of the Tripterygium wilfordii isolate XIE 37 chromosome 21, ASM1340144v1, whole genome shotgun sequence genome:
- the LOC119989852 gene encoding dirigent protein 22-like: MSSVLIYTFFSFHFVLFPAFFVAVNGAFSEKLIATKRDEKMTHLHFFFHDITSGKNPTAVNILTAPDGTRSGFGSTVMIDDPLTEEQDVSSKLVGRAQGFYAMASQSDSSLLMVLNYVFIEGQYNGSTLSVLGRNSVFLNVREMSIVGGTGLFRFARGYALAHTVWFDASTGDAIVEYNVYVSGEDTSGQAVDTGNTSGQAVDTGNTSGAAKDRLLPQFVVCVLFHLLRFRVKIE, encoded by the coding sequence ATGTCTTCCGTTctcatttacactttcttctctttccatTTCGTGCTTTTTCCGGCATTTTTCGTTGCTGTCAATGGAGCTTTCTCTGAGAAATTGATCGCAACGAAGCGTGACGAGAAGATGACCCATCTCCATTTCTTCTTCCATGACATAACCAGTGGGAAGAACCCAACTGCTGTCAACATTCTTACAGCCCCGGATGGAACCAGAAGTGGCTTTGGAAGTACAGTGATGATTGATGATCCACTAACAGAGGAGCAAGACGTCTCTTCAAAGCTTGTTGGAAGAGCTCAAGGGTTTTATGCTATGGCTTCACAGAGTGATTCTTCATTGCTGATGGTCTTGAATTATGTATTCATTGAAGGTCAGTATAACGGGAGTACCCTTAGTGTTCTTGGGAGGAATTCTGTGTTTTTGAATGTGAGGGAAATGTCAATTGTTGGGGGTACTGGGTTGTTTAGATTCGCTAGAGGCTATGCGTTGGCGCATACGGTTTGGTTTGATGCAAGTACAGGAGATGCCATTGTTGAATACAATGTCTATGTATCTGGAGAAGATACGTCCGGCCAGGCGGTGGACACGGGCAATACGTCCGGCCAGGCAGTGGACACGGGCAACACGTCCGGCGCGGCCAAGGACAGGTTGTTGCCCCAATTTGTTGTCTGTGTGTTGTTTCATTTGTTACGGTTCAGAGTTAAAATtgaatga
- the LOC119989664 gene encoding zerumbone synthase-like: MSSSATNSDDLPTQRLLGKVAIVTGGATGIGASIVRTFHKQGAKVCILDLQDDRGQQLCDSLGGDLNACYLHCDVSNEDDIRHAVDFTVEKFGTLDIMVNNAGLSGPVNRDIRDVEISTFDKVVDVNLRGVFIGMKHAARIMIPQKKGAIISIGSLACEVGGMAPHAYTGAKCGVIGLTKNVAAELGKHGIRVNAVSPYAIATDMLVSKYPKEMKVEDILAGFQANTRNHANLQGVDITVEDVANATLFLASDESRYISGSHLIIDGGFTSVNHAFKVFR, translated from the exons ATGTCCTCCTCTGCCACCAACTCCGATGACCTTCCCACCCAAAG ATTACTAGGTAAAGTGGCAATAGTCACTGGTGGAGCCACTGGTATTGGAGCGAGTATTGTGCGTACCTTCCACAAACAGGGGGCAAAGGTTTGCATTCTTGATTTGCAAGACGACAGGGGACAGCAACTCTGTGATTCCCTTGGTGGTGACCTGAATGCCTGTTATTTACATTGTGATGTCTCAAACGAGGATGATATTCGCCATGCTGTTGATTTCACAGTTGAGAAGTTTGGTACACTTGATATTATGGTTAACAATGCTGGGTTGTCAGGACCGGTAAACCGAGACATCCGTGATGTGGAGATATCCACATTTGATAAGGTGGTCGACGTAAATTTGAGGGGAGTTTTTATTGGAATGAAGCATGCTGCCAGGATTATGATCCCACAAAAGAAGGGGGCTATCATTTCTATTGGTAGTCTTGCATGTGAGGTTGGAGGCATGGCTCCACATGCATACACTGGAGCCAAGTGTGGTGTGATTGGACTCACCAAGAATGTTGCAGCTGAGCTGGGAAAGCACGGAATACGTGTGAATGCTGTTTCTCCTTATGCAATTGCCACGGACATGCTTGTATCAAAATATCCCAAGGAGATGAAAGTTGAGGATATCTTGGCAGGCTTTCAAGCTAATACTAGAAACCATGCTAACTTGCAGGGTGTGGACATCACTGTTGAAGACGTGGCTAATGCTACGCTCTTCCTTGCTAGCGACGAATCAAGATACATCAGTGGTTCTCATCTGATTATTGATGGGGGTTTTACGTCAGTGAATCATGCATTTAAGGTGTTCAGATGA
- the LOC119989851 gene encoding xanthoxin dehydrogenase-like: MSTTTNPNDSSLPPSQRLLGKVALVTGGASGIGESIVRLFHKHGAKVCIVDLQDGLGQQVCESLGGEPNTFYLHCNVSKEDDVRDAVDFTVDKFGTLDIMVNNAGLSGPPTRDILAEKLSDFEKVFDVNVKGVFLGMQHAARIMIPRNKGSIISISSVASVIGGIGPHAYTASKHAVLGLTKNVAAELGKHGIRVNSIAPYAVPTNLALAHLPESERTEDAWIGFRAFVAKNANLQGVELTADDLAYAALFLASDESRYISGDNLMVDGGFTSANHALQFFR; encoded by the exons ATGTCGACCACCACCAACCCTAATGATTCTTCGCTTCCTCCTAGCCAAAG ATTATTGGGAAAAGTAGCGCTGGTCACTGGTGGAGCCTCTGGTATTGGAGAGAGTATTGTGCGATTGTTCCACAAACATGGTGCAAAAGTTTGCATTGTTGACTTGCAAGATGGTTTAGGACAACAGGTCTGCGAATCCCttggtggtgaaccaaacaCTTTTTATTTGCACTGCAATGTCTCGAAAGAGGATGATGTTCGTGATGCTGTTGACTTCACAGTTGATAAGTTCGGTACACTTGATATCATGGTTAATAATGCTGGGTTATCTGGACCACCAACTCGAGACATCCTTGCTGAAAAGTTATCAGATTTTGAGAAGGTGTTTGATGTTAATGTGAAGGGCGTGTTTCTTGGAATGCAGCATGCAGCCCGGATTATGATCCCACGAAATAAGGGATCAATCATATCCATTTCTAGTGTCGCAAGTGTCATTGGTGGCATAGGCCCTCACGCATACACAGCATCCAAGCATGCTGTGTTGGGGCTGACCAAGAATGTTGCAGCTGAGTTGGGAAAGCATGGAATCCGTGTCAACTCCATTGCTCCATATGCAGTCCCAACAAACTTGGCTTTGGCTCACTTGCCAGAGAGCGAGAGAACTGAAGATGCCTGGATAGGTTTCCGTGCTTTTGTTGCAAAGAATGCTAATTTGCAGGGGGTGGAATTGACTGCCGATGATCTTGCCTATGCTGCGCTTTTCTTAGCAAGCGACGAATCAAGGTACATCAGTGGGGATAATCTCATGGTTGATGGGGGGTTTACATCCGCGAATCACGCACTCCAATTCTTCAGGTGA
- the LOC119989850 gene encoding protein trichome birefringence-like 38 — protein MGFAERQRCRSCWVSVGLTLLLVRLSSSRCFSCDMYQGSWVVDTSYPLYNSLDCPYIRQEFDCLKYGRPDRLYLQYRWQPSGCDLPRFDGKAFLDKFKGKKIMFVGDSVSANHVESLICLLHASAPNPNIKVGGHDSMATYTFQDYDLSISVFHSVYLVDIVPENVGRVLKLDSLSNGNIWKDMDVLIFNTWLWWYRSGPKQPWDYVQYGEEVLKDMDRMEAFRKALTTWGNWVDSEVDTAKTKVVFQGISPMHYRGEDWDSPGVRNCAMEKQPISGSMYRGGPPPALKVVKEVLSGIKKPVHLLDITTLSQLRKDAHPSSFNGFHGMDCTHWCLAGVPDTWNELLFAALTD, from the exons ATGGGTTTTGCGGAGAGACAAAGATGTCGTTCTTGTTGGGTGTCTGTGGGATTGACATTGTTGTTGGTTAGGTTGTCTTCTTCAAGATGTTTTTCCTGCGATATGTACCAGGGGAGTTGGGTTGTTGACACGTCATATCCTCTGTATAACTCGTTGGATTGTCCTTACATTCGCCAGGAATTCGATTGCCTCAAGTACGGACGCCCTGACCGTCTCTACCTTCAGTACCGGTGGCAGCCCAGCGGCTGTGACTTGCCCAG GTTTGATGGGAAAGCATTCTTGGACAAattcaaaggaaagaaaataatgttTGTAGGCGACTCTGTGAGTGCCAACCATGTGGAATCACTGATTTGTTTACTCCATGCGTCTGCACCTAATCCCAACATCAAGGTTGGAGGTCATGATTCAATGGCTACATACACATTCCAG GATTATGATCTATCCATAAGTGTGTTTCATTCAGTTTATTTAGTAGACATTGTACCGGAAAATGTCGGTCGAGTTCTGAAGCTTGATTCTCTCAGCAATGGCAACATTTGGAAAGATATGGATGTCTTGATCTTCAATACTTGGCTCTGGTGGTACCGGAGCGGCCCTAAGCAACC ATGGGATTATGTACAATATGGTGAGGAAGTATTAAAGGACATGGACAGAATGGAAGCATTTCGCAAAGCCTTGACTACATGGGGTAATTGGGTTGATTCAGAAGTTGATACAGCTAAGACTAAAGTAGTCTTTCAAGGGATTTCTCCTATGCATTACAGGGGTGAGGACTGGGATAGTCCGGGAGTGAGAAACTGTGCGATGGAGAAGCAACCGATAAGTGGATCAATGTACCGGGGAGGGCCTCCGCCGGCGTTGAAGGTGGTTAAGGAGGTGTTAAGTGGGATTAAGAAACCAGTACATTTGCTTGATATAACAACTTTGTCACAGCTTAGAAAAGATGCACATCCTAGCTCCTTCAATGGCTTCCATGGCATGGATTGCACACATTGGTGTCTTGCAGGAGTTCCAGACACTTGGAATGAGCTGCTTTTTGCTGCTCTTACTGATTAG
- the LOC119989848 gene encoding uncharacterized protein LOC119989848 codes for MVQRKVPNKLGIQAADHVKSEKKWLGNLKPNSNQHQDGKSRGPDMKKKMKKSRSIKLTDVESLQSSPLRKTITQPGKPPPLNAPATPQKQQSVSKTTGGSPNYMKSTSSSEARKERSQVSPQTSQAGSHTKNMSRRSSNGSRVSSASGGKPVRTFTRTSSLKRLTKTPSFKPVRATVKNRSRVALCADIDVQRATCSSTLKYSKFPAYLMLNPGGTEAEGTSAMKVCPYTYCSLNGHHKSPSPPLKCFLKARRRSLKIQKNMNLEVLPPRRAKLHDDEYAILDVKTEHDEVDFSSSAISPLIQEVGTDFFIEVYVKNKEDEKESTNICSPEDREVTTDFAGELQDQIVSSVGCDDNNAVEEDFDKEAAKSLYFEIDFDMNPEKSGDIVSIEMDIANDFPEESKVEDASNNYSEGAIIGFQIENDFKQECDAGNEDDESNSEITEMEWEEGQYSVLELVTDANNVVHIYDETASNVQPASEVKHPYFHEDPVIISADCVSNSSEDLQAEEILEDLFEEERASFDLQSNYSVSESDGIYQNWEILEFGRVCDGMVQEVSPIDEASKETITMEEEEVETDLIGTMVNSPQEPIMEPTIDTAEVQKNGVVETEDEVLDSSCVTKVTTEGSSEHQESGTKSQEEVPGIEDKENTAGANSFVETENSNTSHCSLEADQDKVGEENNQNHEMVECSQLDDIAEECILNQDRVGGSLEPKSDVQCKISGPDITVPLEEDQGEAQTKTSSSMQSNEQSESGMKASVVDNSTGEVDKLMEESTNLTMAEIEIMANTVTSAKSGSTFRYARSNRSQTQPDTCSNKKWTIRCKGHIEETEEKKLFNPREPNFLPEVPEPEGEKVDLRHQMMDDRRNAEEYLLDYALQQAVTKLAPARKKKVALLVEAFETVVPVAKWKTPTRHAPAGFAHTRSIQACS; via the coding sequence ATGGTCCAAAGAAAGGTTCCTAACAAGCTTGGAATCCAAGCTGCTGATCATGTTAAATCTGAGAAGAAGTGGTTGGGAAACCTTAAACCAAATTCTAATCAGCACCAAGATGGCAAAAGTAGAGGACCTGacatgaagaagaaaatgaagaaatcaaGATCAATCAAGCTTACAGATGTTGAGAGTCTACAATCATCCCCTTTGAGGAAGACCATAACTCAGCCTGGAAAGCCACCTCCGCTCAATGCTCCCGCAACCCCACAGAAGCAGCAGTCTGTTAGCAAGACAACCGGTGGATCACCAAATTATATGAAGTCCACCAGCAGTTCAGAGGCAAGAAAGGAGCGTTCACAGGTGAGTCCCCAAACTTCTCAGGCTGGTTCACATACTAAGAACATGAGCAGAAGGAGCTCGAATGGTTCCAGAGTCAGCTCTGCTTCTGGTGGTAAACCAGTAAGAACTTTCACAAGAACATCTAGTTTGAAGCGGTTAACAAAGACTCCAAGTTTTAAGCCGGTGAGGGCGACGGTGAAAAATCGTTCCAGAGTTGCTCTTTGTGCAGATATTGACGTACAAAGAGCTACCTGTTCTTCAACTCTGAAGTACTCAAAGTTCCCTGCTTATCTGATGCTAAATCCTGGGGGAACTGAGGCCGAAGGAACTTCGGCCATGAAGGTTTGCCCGTACACTTATTGTTCTCTTAATGGTCATCACAAATCTCCTTCGCCACCATTGAAGTGCTTCTTGAAGGCACGGCGCCGTTCTTTGAAGATTCAGAAAAACATGAATTTGGAGGTTCTGCCACCTCGCAGAGCTAAGCTGCATGATGATGAATATGCGATACTTGATGTCAAGACGGAACATGATGAAGTGGATTTCAGTAGTTCAGCAATCTCTCCTCTGATACAAGAAGTTGGAACAGACTTCTTTATTGAAGTCTATGTCAAAAATAAGGAAGATGAGAAAGAATCGACTAACATATGCTCACCGGAGGATCGAGAGGTAACAACAGACTTTGCTGGAGAACTCCAAGACCAAATTGTTTCATCAGTGGGATGTGATGATAACAACGCAGTTGAAGAGGACTTCGACAAAGAAGCAGCAAAGAGCCTTTATTTTGAGATTGACTTTGACATGAATCCAGAAAAGTCTGGTGATATTGTATCAATAGAGATGGATATTGCTAATGATTTTCCTGAAGAATCAAAAGTGGAAGACGCAAGCAATAATTACTCAGAAGGAGCAATAATAGGATTTCAGATTGAGAATGACTTCAAACAGGAATGTGATGCAGGCAATGAAGATGATGAATCCAATTCAGAAATTACTGAAATGGAGTGGGAGGAGGGGCAATATTCTGTTTTAGAGCTTGTTACTGACGCTAATAATGTAGTCCATATATATGATGAAACTGCTTCAAATGTTCAGCCAGCATCAGAAGTTAAGCACCCATATTTTCATGAAGATCCTGTCATCATATCAGCTGACTGCGTCAGCAACTCCAGTGAGGACTTGCAGGCTGAAGAAATACTTGAAGACCTCTTTGAAGAAGAAAGAGCATCCTTCGACTTGCAATCTAATTACAGTGTCTCTGAGTCAGACGGAATATACCAAAATTGGGAGATTCTCGAATTTGGCAGGGTGTGTGATGGAATGGTCCAAGAAGTTTCTCCCATTGACGAAGCAAGCAAGGAAACAATTACcatggaggaggaagaagttGAAACAGATCTGATTGGCACTATGGTCAACTCTCCACAAGAGCCAATAATGGAACCAACAATTGACACTGCAGAGGTTCAGAAAAATGGAGTTGTTGAAACAGAAGATGAGGTCCTTGATAGCAGCTGTGTTACTAAAGTGACAACTGAAGGTTCATCCGAGCATCAAGAAAGTGGAACCAAATCACAAGAAGAAGTCCCGGGGATAGAAGACAAGGAAAACACTGCTGGCGCCAATTCATTTGTTGAAACTGAAAATTCCAATACATCTCACTGTTCACTTGAGGCTGACCAAGACAAGGTGGGAGAAGAGAATAACCAAAACCATGAGATGGTTGAATGTAGCCAGCTTGATGACATTGCTGAGGAGTGTATCTTAAATCAGGATAGAGTTGGTGGAAGTCTTGAACCTAAGTCAGATGTTCAGTGCAAGATCTCCGGTCCTGACATCACTGTCCCCTTGGAGGAAGATCAAGGTGAAGCACAGACCAAAACCTCAAGTTCCATGCAATCTAATGAACAGAGTGAATCAGGAATGAAAGCATCTGTAGTTGATAACAGCACGGGAGAAGTTGACAAACTGATGGAAGAGAGTACAAATTTAACCATGGCAGAAATAGAAATCATGGCCAATACTGTAACTAGTGCAAAATCAGGGAGCACATTCAGGTACGCAAGAAGCAACCGCAGCCAGACCCAGCCCGATACCTGCAGTAACAAGAAATGGACCATTAGATGCAAGGGACATATTGAAGAGACAGAGGAAAAGAAGTTGTTCAATCCCAGAGAACCAAATTTCTTGCCTGAGGTTCCTGAGCCAGAAGGAGAGAAGGTTGATCTTAGACATCAAATGATGGATGACAGGAGAAATGCTGAAGAGTATCTGCTTGATTATGCACTTCAACAAGCTGTCACCAAGCTTGCTCCAGcgaggaagaagaaggtggcACTACTTGTTGAAGCATTTGAAACTGTCGTACCAGTAGCCAAATGGAAAACTCCAACAAGGCATGCACCAGCAGGTTTTGCTCATACAAGAAGCATTCAAGCATGTAGTTGA
- the LOC119989639 gene encoding xanthoxin dehydrogenase-like, whose protein sequence is MSTDNTNSNDSSTASQRLLGRVALVTGGARGIGESIVRLLHKHGAKVCIVDVLDILGQQVCESLGGDPNASFFHGNVTIEDDISAAVAFTVGKFGTLDIMVNNAAVLEPLTPDIRDFDISTFVKTIDVNLKGVFIGMKHAARIMIPLKKGTIISISSIASVIGGGGPHAYTAAKHGVAGLTKNVAAELGKYGIRVNCISPFGVPTAMVTSAFSEEKLTEDPLAGIRSMISNAANLKGVELTTDDLANAVLFLASDEARYISGTNLPVDGGFTSVNHSFGFFS, encoded by the exons ATGTCGACCGACAACACCAACTCTAATGATTCTTCCACAGCCAGCCAAAG ATTATTAGGAAGAGTGGCTCTGGTCACAGGCGGCGCCAGAGGCATTGGAGAGAGTATAGTACGATTGTTACACAAACATGGCGCAAAAGTATGCATTGTTGATGTGCTAGACATCCTTGGACAACAAGTCTGTGAGTCCCTTGGCGGTGACCCAAACGCAAGTTTTTTTCATGGTAATGTCACAATAGAGGATGACATTAGCGCTGCTGTTGCTTTCACAGTTGGTAAGTTTGGTACTCTGGATATTATGGTCAATAATGCCGCGGTACTTGAACCCCTAACTCCAGATATCCGAGATTTCGACATCTCAACGTTTGTGAAGACAATAGATGTAAATCTGAAGGGTGTTTTTATTGGGATGAAGCATGCAGCACGGATTATGATCCCACTTAAAAAGGGCACAATCATTTCTATTAGTAGTATTGCAAGTGTTATTGGAGGTGGAGGTCCACATGCATATACAGCAGCTAAACATGGTGTAGCAGGGCTCACCAAGAATGTAGCAGCTGAGCTGGGAAAATATGGAATCCGTGTGAACTGCATTTCTCCCTTCGgagttccaacggccatggtaACGTCTGCCTTCTCTGAGGAAAAGCTAACTGAGGATCCGTTAGCAGGCATTCGATCTATGATTAGCAACGCTGCTAATTTGAAAGGTGTGGAACTAACCACTGATGATTTGGCTAATGCAGTGCTTTTCTTAGCGAGCGATGAAGCAAGATACATTAGCGGGACTAATCTCCCAGTCGACGGGGGTTTTACCAGTGTAAATCACTCTTTTGGATTCTTCAGTTGA
- the LOC119988731 gene encoding zerumbone synthase-like translates to MSSTKTTISSNAASLLPSQRLLGKVALVTGGASGIGEAIVRLFHKHGAKVCIVDVQDKLGQQVCQSLGGEPNTAYLHCDVSIEDDIRRAVDFTVDKFTTLDIMVNNAGVIEQLTPDICDFDLSMFDKTVRINAKGVFIGMKHAARIMIPLNKGTIISTCSMVSAIAGVSPHAYAASKHAVLGLTKNVAAELGKHGIRVNCVSPYALMTPMSQNSLPEEVRNDEMFIAGSNDFIRKVANLQGVDFTVDDVANAVLFLASDEAKYVSGVNLMIDGGFSSVNHSFSSNL, encoded by the exons ATGTCCAGCACAAAAACCACCATCAGCTCCAATGCTGCTTCTTTGCTTCCCAGCCAGAG attGTTAGGAAAAGTGGCTCTGGTCACAGGAGGAGCCTCTGGAATCGGAGAGGCAATTGTGCGCTTGTTCCACAAACATGGTGCAAAAGTCTGCATAGTTGACGTGCAAGACAAACTAGGGCAACAAGTATGCCAGTCCCTCGGCGGAGAACCGAATACTGCTTATCTGCATTGTGATGTCTCAATAGAGGATGATATTCGTCGCGCGGTTGATTTTACAGTAGATAAATTTACTACTCTTGACATCATGGTTAACAATGCTGGTGTTATAGAGCAACTAACACCAGACATTTGCGATTTCGACTTATCCATGTTTGATAAAACTGTCAGAATTAACGCCAAGGGGGTGTTTATTGGAATGAAGCACGCTGCGCGGATAATGATACCTCTCAACAAGGGCACAATCATTTCTACTTGCAGTATGGTTAGTGCAATTGCAGGTGTGTCTCCTCACGCTTACGCTGCATCCAAGCATGCTGTGTTAGGGCTAACCAAGAATGTAGCGGCGGAGTTAGGAAAACATGGCATTCGGGTGAATTGTGTTTCACCTTATGCCCTTATGACTCCAATGTCTCAGAATTCCTTGCCTGAGGAGGTGAGAAATGATGAGATGTTTATTGCTGGTTCCAATGATTTTATCAGAAAGGTGGCTAATTTACAAGGTGTGGATTTCACTGTGGATGATGTTGCTAATGCTGTGCTGTTCTTGGCTAGTGATGAAGCTAAGTATGTCAGTGGTGTTAATCTTATGATTGATGGTGGGTTTTCAAGTGTGAATCACTCCTTCTCTAGCAATCTTTGA
- the LOC119989854 gene encoding dirigent protein 19-like, whose product MASFFIQTLFILSSLFFSTIFITTTGEFSKHSPIIVQRMEKRTDLHFYFHDVVDGKNPTAMRIVTPPSEAVGGFGATFMADDPLTEGPEPTSKLVGRAQGVYALASQHEIGLLMVMTFAFVEGTSNGSTLSILGRNLIFDTVREMPVVGGTGLFRYAQGYALAKTVRLTETGNAVVEYNISVIHNGDSEIQPPI is encoded by the coding sequence ATGGCTTCATTTTTCATTCAAACTTTGTTCATCTTGTCCTCATTGTTCTTTTCTACAATCTTCATCACCACCACCGGAGAATTCTCCAAGCATTCCCCCATAATTGTTCAACGAATGGAGAAAAGGACTGATCTCCATTTCTACTTCCATGATGTTGTGGATGGTAAGAACCCAACTGCCATGAGAATCGTCACCCCACCAAGTGAGGCGGTTGGTGGCTTTGGTGCTACTTTCATGGCAGATGACCCATTGACAGAAGGGCCAGAACCTACTTCAAAGCTAGTAGGGAGAGCACAGGGAGTTTATGCTTTGGCTTCGCAACACGAGATTGGGTTGCTAATGGTCATGACTTTCGCTTTTGTGGAGGGTACTTCCAATGGTAGTACATTAAGTATTCTTGGTCGGAATCTTATTTTTGACACGGTGAGGGAGATGCCAGTAGTTGGAGGAACAGGGCTTTTTCGGTATGCTCAAGGCTATGCATTGGCAAAGACGGTTAGGCTAACCGAGACTGGAAATGCTGTAGTTGAATACAATATCTCTGTTATCCACAACGGAGATTCTGAGATTCAACCTCCTATATGA
- the LOC119989853 gene encoding protein YAE1-like, whose protein sequence is MQMDGKFAKELYSEALDVSKVELNPLKNSNGFDDGVCEDEDGSFSFWGGLDEDLDKDSDLDREWQRRHGQFHTIGYRDGLIAGKESSSQEGFNIGFKESVPIGYNLGLVRGVTSALACLPDKLKDRLFETQEIRDKFDDFNKSVRSLSTTDALKLFHDDILKKKEIHQSEGAGASSTSDLQEQTSNCSHLENYVGKFQSLLLESPELKVRILRD, encoded by the exons ATGCAGATGGATGGTAAATTCGCTAAGGAGCTGTACTCAGAAGCTTTGGATGTTTCAAAAGTAGAATTGAATCCTTTAAAGAATTCCAATG GTTTCGATGATGGTGTCtgtgaggatgaagatggatctttttctttttggggtGGCTTGGACGAGGATTTGGATAAAGATTCTGATTTGGATAGAGAGTGGCAAAGGAGGCATGGCCAATTTCACACG ATTGGTTACCGTGATGGCCTTATAGCTGGGAAAGAATCCTCTTCACAAGAAGGATTTAATATTGGTTTTAAGGAATCTGTGCCCATTGGGTACAACTTGGGTCTTGTTCGAGGGGTCACAAG TGCCTTGGCTTGCCTTCCGGATAAGTTGAAGGATAGGCTATTTGAAACGCAGGAGATAAGAGACAAGTTCGATGATTTCAACAAATCTGTCCGTTCCCTTTCGACCACAGATGCTCTTAAGCTGTTTCATGATGATattttgaagaagaaagaaatccaTCAGAGTGAAGGAGCTGGGGCCAGTTCCACTTCTGATTTACAAGAGCAAACTTCAAACTGCAGCCATTTGGAAAATTATGTTGGAAAGTTTCAGTCACTTCTTCTTGAATCTCCAGAGCTGAAGGTACGAATATTAAGAGACTGA